The proteins below come from a single Burkholderia sp. FERM BP-3421 genomic window:
- a CDS encoding EmrA/EmrK family multidrug efflux transporter periplasmic adaptor subunit gives MSESQQPPVAAAPQEGGKRKRMMTLLVVVIVIAAIAYGLYYFLVARFYESTDDAYVNGNVVQITPQVTGTVIAVNADDTQSIRTGQPLVQLDPADARVALQQAEANLAQTVRQVRGRYVDDDQYRAQVALRESDLSRAQDDLRRRLAVAQTGAVSQEEISHARDAVKGAQASLDATRQQLAANRALTADTTIVNHPDVLAAAARVRDAYLNNARNTLPAPVTGYVAKRSVQVGQRVSPGTPLMSVVPLGQIWVDANFKEVQLNHMRIGQPVELTADIYGSSVTYHGKVVGFSAGTGSAFSLLPAQNATGNWIKVVQRLPVRIALDPQALAKHPLRIGLSMQVDVAIKDESGGQLGSVQNTVYQTDVFAKYGDEADAEIARIIRANAGGANAAAPAPAPAARPAA, from the coding sequence ATGAGCGAATCCCAACAGCCGCCGGTGGCGGCCGCGCCGCAGGAAGGCGGCAAGCGCAAGCGGATGATGACGCTGCTGGTCGTCGTGATCGTGATCGCCGCGATCGCCTACGGTCTCTACTATTTCCTCGTCGCGCGCTTTTACGAGTCGACCGACGATGCCTACGTGAACGGCAACGTCGTGCAGATCACGCCGCAGGTGACGGGCACCGTGATCGCGGTGAACGCGGACGACACGCAGTCGATCCGCACGGGCCAGCCGCTCGTGCAGCTCGATCCCGCCGATGCGCGCGTCGCGCTGCAACAGGCGGAAGCGAATCTTGCTCAGACGGTGCGCCAGGTGCGCGGCCGGTATGTCGACGACGACCAGTATCGCGCCCAGGTCGCGCTGCGCGAGTCCGACCTGTCGCGCGCGCAGGACGACCTGCGCCGCCGCCTCGCGGTGGCGCAGACGGGCGCGGTGTCGCAGGAAGAGATCTCGCACGCGCGCGACGCGGTCAAGGGCGCGCAGGCGTCGCTCGACGCCACCCGCCAGCAGCTCGCCGCGAACCGCGCGCTGACCGCCGATACCACCATCGTCAACCATCCCGACGTGCTCGCGGCCGCCGCCAGGGTGCGCGACGCCTACCTGAACAACGCGCGCAACACGCTGCCCGCGCCGGTCACGGGCTATGTCGCGAAACGTTCGGTGCAGGTCGGCCAGCGCGTGTCGCCGGGCACGCCGCTGATGTCGGTGGTGCCGCTCGGCCAGATCTGGGTCGACGCGAACTTCAAGGAAGTGCAGCTCAACCATATGCGGATCGGCCAGCCGGTCGAACTGACGGCCGACATCTACGGCTCGTCGGTCACCTATCACGGCAAGGTCGTCGGCTTCTCGGCGGGGACGGGCTCCGCGTTCTCGCTGCTGCCCGCCCAGAACGCGACCGGCAACTGGATCAAGGTCGTGCAGCGCCTGCCCGTGCGGATCGCGCTCGATCCGCAGGCGCTGGCGAAGCATCCGCTGCGGATCGGCCTGTCGATGCAGGTCGACGTCGCGATCAAGGACGAAAGCGGCGGCCAGCTCGGCAGCGTGCAGAACACGGTCTACCAGACCGACGTGTTCGCGAAGTACGGCGACGAGGCCGATGCCGAGATCGCCCGCATCATCCGCGCGAACGCAGGCGGCGCGAACGCTGCCGCGCCGGCGCCGGCGCCGGCCGCGCGGCCGGCGGCCTGA
- a CDS encoding efflux transporter outer membrane subunit, translating into MSASIRIARGRAVVVAAAAAFALAGCANYIGIKSDKQIAPASQFETARSLPGEGGPWPALDWAGQFGDPQLPKLIDEALAGSPSIAQAQARIAKAASYIDSSRATLLPKADAKYSWTRELYSGNGLFPPPYGGSWYSENNALASASWELDLWGKNRARLAMAVSQEKAAEADLQQARVTLASSVARTYNQLAQLYALRDIAQREIGNRETVGKITDGRVGAGLDTNVERQTARGNVATSQSTLSDLDGQITTTRYQLAALLGKGPDRGLSIAEPVLNPSGAVALPDNLPADLVARRPDLVAARWQVEAALHNVKEAKAEFYPDVNLAAGFGFDAFGWGKFLNFASRQAQFGPAIHLPIFDAGALRAQLKGRYADFDLDVANYDQTLVNALNEVATQVSSIRSIDQQMGDAQRALDASTKAYELAVIRYKGGLSPQLQVLNADSNRLAAEQTVTNLKMRRRDLQIGLIRALGGGFDATGTRLAAPVVARQASNAN; encoded by the coding sequence ATGAGCGCGTCGATCCGAATCGCGCGGGGCCGCGCGGTCGTCGTCGCGGCGGCGGCCGCGTTCGCGCTCGCGGGTTGCGCGAACTACATCGGCATCAAGAGCGACAAGCAGATCGCGCCCGCGTCGCAGTTCGAGACCGCGCGCAGCCTGCCCGGCGAAGGGGGCCCGTGGCCCGCGCTCGACTGGGCCGGCCAGTTCGGCGATCCGCAGCTGCCGAAGCTGATCGACGAGGCGCTCGCCGGCAGCCCGTCGATCGCGCAGGCGCAGGCGCGCATCGCGAAGGCGGCGTCGTATATCGATTCGTCGCGCGCGACGCTGCTGCCGAAGGCCGACGCGAAGTATTCGTGGACCCGCGAGCTGTATTCGGGCAACGGGCTGTTCCCGCCGCCGTACGGCGGCAGCTGGTACAGCGAGAACAACGCGCTCGCGAGCGCGTCGTGGGAGCTCGACCTGTGGGGCAAGAACCGCGCGCGGCTGGCGATGGCCGTGTCGCAGGAAAAAGCCGCCGAGGCGGACCTGCAGCAGGCGCGCGTGACGCTCGCGTCGTCGGTGGCGCGCACCTACAACCAGCTCGCGCAGCTGTACGCGCTGCGCGACATCGCGCAACGCGAGATCGGCAACCGCGAGACCGTGGGCAAGATCACCGACGGCCGGGTCGGCGCGGGGCTCGACACCAACGTCGAGCGGCAGACCGCGCGCGGCAACGTCGCGACCAGCCAATCGACGCTGTCGGATCTCGACGGCCAGATCACGACGACGCGCTACCAGCTCGCGGCGCTGCTCGGCAAGGGCCCGGATCGCGGGCTGTCGATCGCCGAGCCGGTGCTGAACCCGAGCGGCGCGGTGGCGCTGCCGGACAACCTGCCGGCCGATCTGGTCGCGCGGCGGCCGGACCTGGTGGCCGCGCGCTGGCAGGTGGAGGCGGCGCTGCACAACGTGAAGGAAGCGAAGGCGGAGTTCTACCCCGACGTGAACCTCGCGGCGGGCTTCGGTTTCGATGCGTTCGGCTGGGGCAAATTCCTCAATTTCGCGAGCCGGCAGGCGCAGTTCGGCCCGGCGATCCACTTGCCGATCTTCGATGCGGGCGCGCTGCGCGCGCAGCTCAAGGGCCGCTATGCGGACTTCGATCTCGACGTGGCGAACTACGACCAGACGCTCGTGAACGCGCTGAACGAGGTGGCGACGCAGGTGTCGTCGATCCGCTCGATCGACCAGCAGATGGGCGATGCGCAGCGCGCGCTCGACGCGTCGACGAAGGCTTACGAGCTGGCGGTGATCCGCTACAAGGGCGGGCTGTCGCCGCAGCTGCAGGTATTGAACGCGGACAGCAACCGGCTCGCGGCCGAACAGACGGTGACGAACCTGAAGATGCGCCGGCGCGATCTGCAGATCGGCCTGATCCGCGCGCTCGGCGGCGGCTTCGACGCGACCGGCACGCGGCTCGCCGCGCCCGTGGTCGCGCGGCAGGCATCGAATGCGAACTGA
- a CDS encoding MarR family winged helix-turn-helix transcriptional regulator gives MTRPDAWAEASRCGDDSLGALLSRADAAFAQRLSQRTRAALGVTGMQGRLLFMLARRHEASVVELARAHGVDASSATRMLDRLEHRGLLARVRGHDDRRIVRVALTEAGRAHAAALPAIFRAVLGDLLAGCSPEDARHLVRLLARMRANRGGVHGTT, from the coding sequence ATGACGCGGCCGGACGCGTGGGCGGAAGCGTCCCGGTGCGGGGACGACAGCCTGGGCGCCTTGCTGTCGCGGGCCGACGCGGCGTTCGCGCAACGGCTGTCGCAACGGACGCGCGCGGCGCTCGGCGTGACCGGCATGCAGGGCCGCCTGCTGTTCATGCTGGCGCGCCGCCACGAGGCGAGCGTGGTCGAGCTGGCGCGCGCGCATGGCGTCGACGCGAGTTCGGCCACCCGCATGCTCGATCGTCTCGAACATCGCGGCCTGCTGGCGCGGGTGCGCGGCCACGACGATCGGCGGATCGTGCGCGTCGCGCTCACGGAAGCGGGGCGCGCGCACGCGGCGGCCTTGCCGGCCATTTTTCGCGCGGTGCTAGGCGACCTGCTCGCCGGCTGCTCGCCGGAGGACGCGCGCCACCTCGTACGCCTGCTTGCGCGCATGCGGGCGAACCGGGGCGGCGTGCACGGAACAACATGA
- a CDS encoding MarR family winged helix-turn-helix transcriptional regulator translates to MSDAGVTPAQFCILRALSTGEELSMVELARATSTDRTTLIRTLRPLLRGAWVARRVTAERGRGLRFVLTGAGRVKLSDAAMRWRDAQQAFESRFGARRAARLRHELSQVVRDVARA, encoded by the coding sequence TTGTCAGATGCGGGCGTGACGCCCGCGCAATTCTGCATCCTGCGCGCGCTGTCGACGGGCGAGGAGCTGTCGATGGTGGAACTGGCGCGGGCCACATCCACGGATCGCACGACACTCATTCGCACCTTGCGCCCGCTCCTGCGCGGCGCGTGGGTCGCGCGCCGCGTGACGGCGGAGCGCGGCCGCGGCTTGCGCTTCGTGTTGACCGGAGCGGGGCGCGTGAAGCTGTCCGATGCCGCGATGCGCTGGCGCGACGCGCAGCAGGCGTTCGAGTCGCGCTTCGGCGCGCGGCGGGCCGCGCGCCTGCGGCATGAACTGTCACAGGTGGTGCGCGATGTGGCGCGCGCGTGA
- a CDS encoding ShlB/FhaC/HecB family hemolysin secretion/activation protein has translation MRNHVGIHAPFLPLANPTRDAPRPAGRPRHEPRRANAACRAHCLVYALFAPVLAWAQTAPAPHIDAPRAGQALRDIETPRPTVPAPAQPDLDLPPAAPVGDASDEGPRVAVRRFELSGNQHFDAARLQALLADLVGRELSFAQLREAPARITDYYRAHGYVLARAYLPQQEVADGEVRIAVVEGRYGRIELHNRSRVRDAVLRQPLGALRADTLVQGADLERSLMLLDELPGVEVKGTLRAGAEPGTTDLLIDAERGPFATGGLEFDNFGEWQTGRYRFSASVDVNTPLGLGDQLTLRGLTSERSQRYYRAAYQLPVGPASTRLGVGYSNMRYRIGGPLEELGIYGRANVQSVSVTQPLLRSRHTSLSAQILYENKNLHDGLRAFDILTDKNVGLWSFSLSGRSEDDWLGGGRNGFSATLGVGRLRSNDPLGTSRRANTPGRFARLNLSALRLQALSARLQLYTQFSAQLASRNLDASEKFSVGGPYGVRAYALGASGGDQGWQATAELRYLAAPGWQVSTFLDTGRTQIDKQPLSDDLNTFQLSSVGIGLNWYGAKRQLSVTAALPLGNEHAALSRRSPGVWLQAAQYF, from the coding sequence ATGCGCAACCACGTGGGCATCCACGCTCCCTTCCTGCCGCTGGCGAACCCGACGCGAGACGCGCCGCGGCCGGCCGGCCGCCCCCGCCATGAACCGAGGCGCGCGAACGCCGCATGCCGCGCTCACTGCCTCGTCTATGCGCTGTTCGCGCCCGTTCTCGCCTGGGCGCAGACCGCGCCCGCGCCGCACATCGACGCGCCGCGCGCCGGTCAGGCGCTGCGCGACATCGAGACCCCGCGCCCGACCGTCCCCGCCCCCGCGCAGCCCGATCTCGACCTGCCGCCCGCCGCCCCCGTCGGCGACGCAAGCGACGAAGGCCCACGGGTCGCCGTACGCCGCTTCGAATTGAGCGGCAATCAGCACTTCGACGCCGCGCGCCTGCAGGCGCTGCTCGCCGACCTCGTCGGCCGCGAGTTGAGCTTCGCGCAACTGCGCGAAGCTCCCGCGCGCATCACCGACTACTACCGCGCGCACGGCTACGTGCTGGCCCGCGCCTACCTGCCGCAGCAGGAGGTCGCGGACGGCGAGGTGCGCATCGCCGTCGTCGAGGGCCGCTACGGCCGGATCGAACTCCACAACCGCAGCCGCGTGCGGGACGCCGTGCTGCGCCAGCCGCTCGGCGCGTTGCGCGCCGATACGCTCGTGCAGGGCGCCGATCTCGAACGCAGCCTGATGCTGCTCGACGAACTGCCCGGCGTCGAGGTCAAGGGCACGCTGCGCGCGGGCGCCGAGCCGGGCACCACGGATCTCCTGATCGACGCGGAGCGCGGCCCGTTCGCGACGGGGGGGCTCGAATTCGACAACTTCGGCGAATGGCAGACGGGTCGCTATCGCTTCAGCGCGAGCGTCGACGTCAATACACCGCTCGGGCTCGGCGACCAGCTCACGCTGCGCGGCCTGACGAGCGAGCGCTCGCAGCGCTACTACCGTGCCGCCTACCAGTTGCCCGTCGGCCCCGCGTCGACGCGCCTGGGCGTCGGCTATTCCAACATGCGCTACCGCATCGGCGGGCCGCTCGAGGAACTGGGCATCTACGGCCGCGCCAACGTGCAAAGCGTGTCCGTCACGCAGCCGTTGCTGCGCAGCCGGCACACGAGCCTCAGCGCGCAGATCCTGTACGAGAACAAGAACCTGCATGACGGCTTGCGCGCGTTCGACATCCTCACCGACAAGAACGTCGGCCTGTGGTCGTTCAGCCTCAGCGGCCGCAGCGAGGACGACTGGCTCGGCGGCGGGCGCAACGGCTTCTCCGCGACGCTCGGCGTCGGCCGGCTGCGCAGCAACGATCCGCTCGGCACGAGCCGGCGCGCGAACACGCCGGGCCGCTTCGCGCGCCTGAACCTGAGCGCGCTGCGCCTGCAGGCGCTCAGCGCGCGCCTGCAGCTGTATACGCAGTTCAGCGCGCAACTCGCCTCGCGCAATCTCGACGCGTCGGAAAAGTTCAGCGTCGGCGGCCCCTATGGCGTGCGCGCGTATGCGCTCGGCGCGAGCGGCGGCGACCAGGGCTGGCAGGCCACGGCGGAATTGCGCTACCTGGCCGCGCCGGGCTGGCAGGTAAGCACCTTCCTCGACACCGGGCGCACGCAGATCGACAAGCAGCCCCTGTCCGACGACCTCAATACGTTCCAGCTGTCGTCGGTCGGAATCGGACTCAACTGGTATGGCGCAAAGCGCCAGCTCAGCGTCACCGCCGCGCTGCCGCTCGGCAACGAGCATGCGGCGCTGTCCCGCCGCTCGCCCGGCGTCTGGTTGCAGGCGGCCCAGTATTTCTGA